The genomic window CGAGAAGGTACGCGTCGCCCCCGCGCTGCTCGATGTCCAGTCCGTTGTTCAGCAGGAGCCGCTCGGACTCGGGCACGCCGTTGCATGTGCCGAAGAAGTTCTCGACGACGACGAGAGCGCCGTCGCCGTACTTCTTCCGGATGACCTCGTGTTGCCCCGCGGCGTCCTCGACGTCATGTCCCGAGTGCGCGCGAAGCGCGGCGGAACCGTTCTGTGTGCCTTCGAGGTCCCGGAGGAGAACGTCTCCAGCTACGGCGTCTTCGAGGTGGAGACGGTTCCCGACGCGGTGAACCCGAACGTCTTGAAGGTGACCGGGATGGTCGAGAAGCCGAAGCGTGAGGACGCGCCGTCACTGTTCGCGGCGGCAGGGCGCTACCTGCTCGACCGCGCGATCTTCGACGCTCTGCGCCGGATCGAGCCGGGCGCCGGAGGCGAGCTTCAGCTCACCGACGCCATCGCTCTGCTCATCGAGGAGGGCCACCCGGTTCACGTCGTCGTTCACCGCGGACCCCGACACGACCTCGGAAATCCCGGGGGATACCTCCGCGCTGCGGTTGACTTTGCACTCGAACGTGATGATTACGGCCCAGCGTTGCGTGAGTGGTTGACCGAGCGTCTCAGCGACGACTGGGCTCCGCAGCTCACCAAGTACGAGTAGGCCCGCTGCACAAAGAGGATTTAGAGGAAGGGCCAGATGCGCTCGGTTGAGGAACAGCAGACCAGGGTGACTGCTGCGGCGGTTGCACCACGGCCTGTCCGGGTTGCGATCTCGGAAGCGCAGGGCCTTCTCTGCGCCGAAGAAGTCGTCACCGAGCGCCCGCTGCCCGGGTTCGATCAGGCAGCGATCGACGGTTACGCGGTACGAAGCGTCGATGTGGCGGACGCAGGTCAGGACCTGCGAAACGAGGACGACGAGCGCATCGAACTGACGCTGCCCGTCGTCGGGGAGGTCACCGCAGGCTCCCGGCAGCCGATCCGGCTGCAACCACGGCAGGCTGTCCGCGTCGATACGGGTGCGCCGCTGCCGACGCTCGCCGATGCGGTTCTGCCGCTGGACCGGACGGACGGCGGCCGTGCCCGCGTCAAAGTCCTCAGGCCTGTCCGCTCGGGTGACTACGTTCGCAAGATCGGCGACGACGTTCAACCCGGTGACGTCGCTGTGCGAGCCGGCACGATCATCGGCGCGGCCCAGGTCGGACTACTTGCCGCGGTCGGGCGCGACAAAGTGCTCGTGCATCCGCGTCCGCGTCTGTCGGTGATCTCGGTGGGCGGGGAACTCGTCGACACCGATCGCACACCGGGTCCCGGGCAGGTCTACGACGTCAACTCCTATTCGCTTGCCGCTGCCGCGAGAGACGCAGGCGCCGACGTCAACCGCGTCGGGATCGTCAGCACCGACCCCAAGCGTCTTCGCGAGGTGGTCGAAGGCCAGCTCATTCGCTCGGAAATCGTCGTCATCGCCGGAGCCGTCGGCGGCGGGGCATCGGACAGTGTCCGCGAAGCGCTGTCGGAACTGGGCGAGCTCGAAGTCGAACGCGTGGCGATGCATCCAGGCTCGGTCCAAGGATTCGGTCAGCTCGGCCGCGACGAAGTCCCGACGTTCCTGCTCCCGGCCAACCCCGTCAGCGCGTTGGTGGTGTTCGAGGTGATGGTCCGCCCGTTGATCAGGATCGCGCTGGGTCGTCGACAGCCGATGCGGCGCACCGTGACCGCGCGGACCGTCGCGCCGATCACGTCCATCGAGGATCGCAAAGGGTACTTGCGCGGGCAGCTCATGCGCGACGAAGAGACGGGCGAATACCTGGTGCAAGCGCTCGGCGGCGCACCCGGATCGTCCTCGCACCTGCTCGCGACACTCGCCGAGGCCAACTGCCTCGTCGTCATCGATCCCGGCGTCACGGAGATCCGTACCGGGGAAGAAGTGGACGTGTCGTTCCTCGCTCAGCGAGGCTAGGGCGCTCCGCGCCAGTGGCACGGTTAAGTGCCCTAGGGGGTACTCAACCATGCCACTGCTCCGGAGGCGCTAATCTCGACAGATGCCGCGCACGTGGTCGAGCCACCCTGGTTGGCCGGCGAAGCTGGGACCTCTGACCGTTGCCGCGGGCAACGTAACTCTCCGCCCGGTGCGGCTGCGTGACGGTGCGGCCTGGAGCAGGATCCGGCTCGCCGACCGTACGCACCTCGAACCGTGGGAACCCACCGGCGAGGGCGCATGGGCTGCCCGTCACCACATCTCGGCGTGGCCCGGGCTCGTGTCGGGTCTCAAGTCGGAGGCGCGCAAGGGGCACATGCTGCCGCTCGCCATCGAACTGAACGGTGACTTCTGCGGTCAACTCACCGTCGGCAACATCGTTCGCGGCGCACTGCGGTCGGCGTGGATCGGCTACTGGGTGGCCAAGGACGTCAATGGGCGCGGCGTCGCGACCGCTGCGCTCGCGCTCGGATTGGATCACTGTTTCGGCGGCGTCGGTCTTCACCGCGTGGAGGCGACGGTTCGTCCGGAGAACCTTGCCAGTCAGGCAGTACTGCGCAATGTCGGATTCCGCGAAGAGGGTCTGCTGAAGAACTACCTCGACGTCGACGGTCGGTGGCGCGACCACGTGTTGGTTGCAATGACCTCGAACGAGGTCCAAGGATCCGTCGCGGACCGTCTCGTGCGAACAGGCCGCGCTGCCTGGGCGTAGCGGTGGGTGAGCAAGACGCCCCACTCGCGTCGATCTGACGCGGGTTCCCGCCTGGAGAATGCGCAAGTGGTGCAGCATGCCCATCGGCGATGAACTCTCGAGGCTGATGTGACTAAAGTGACGTGTGTGTAATTCGGGTCGGCGCGTCTCCGCGGTTCGGCCCCAGCTTCGACATAGCCTGATCACGTCACCGATGTACCAGCTGACTTTCGGAAGGAGAGCGCGAGACGATGCCCAATTCGATCATTTGGATCGGCCTGGTCGCCATCTGGCTGTTCGTGCTGCTCCCGATGATGATGAGCAAGCGCCCTCGAATCATGCAGACCTCCGATGTAGCGCTTGCTACCCGTGTGCTTCACCGCGGCGGAACCAAGAGAACTGCACGCGGACCCGCTGCCGGACATGCGAGTGACCCCGATTGGCGACCCGAATACGACGAGCGCACGTCAGCGCCGGCACGCGCTGTATTCGGGCGCACAGCACCGAGTTTCGACAACCTCGGGAATGAAACCCCGAGGGCGAAGGCGGAGGACCAGATGGACACTCACGCAGACACCGAGACGGACGTCATGGACAGGGACGCAGGTTCGGAGCGCGAGTACGTCCCCAATCGTCGCGGACGGGGCGGATTCGACCCCGAGGCCGACGCCATAGCCCGCGCCGCCAGGTACTCGTTCCGCCAACGCGCCGTACTCGGGTTGGTGTTCGCCGCCATCACCTTCGCCGCGCTCGCCGTGATCGTCACTGCGATGCTGTGGTGGGTGTGCGGTCTGGCCGTTGCCTCGCTGGCCGGGTACATGTACTACCTGCGCAGGCAGGTTCAGATCGAGCAGGAGATCCGCCGTAGGCGTTTGACGCGAATGGGCCGCTCACGGCTGGGCGTCGAATCGCGTACCGACGACGAACTCAAACTCGTTCCGCAGCGGCTCAGGCGTCCGGGCGCGGTTGTTCTCGAAATCGACGACGAGGACCCGGAGTTCGAGCATCTCGACCACTACGACGAGCCGTTCCAGCATCAGGCACCCGTCGGCGACGACATCCGACGGGCCTCGGGGGCCTGAGCGCACGAGCGCTTTGATATGGTTTGGCAGCGGCCCGCAAGGGTCGCAAGAAGGGGCTGTGGCGCAGTTGGTAGCGCGTCTCGTTCGCATCGAGAAGGTCAGGGGTTCGATTCCCCTCAGCTCCACCACCGGGAACCGACCGTCTGTGAATCGGTACCGTACGCGCGATCTCGCGAATCGTATTTAGTGATCATTCCTCCGAAATCGGACATTTCCCTATTGATCCCATTTCCGGCGGCGTAACCCGGCTATTCGCCGAATTAAATCCAATTGTCATTGCGGCCAGTATTTTACGATTTGACGGTTGCAATTTCATTTCAATGTTGCGGTATGGTCGTGCGCGTTCATGAAATTCCGGGGAATTGAATGCACGGAGGCTTTACGCATGCTCGAACTGTCGGTGGTAATCCCAGTTCTGGACGAGGTGGATTACCTTGGTCCCTGCCTCGATCATCTACTGGACCAAGAAGGCGATATCGACGAGATCATCGTCGTCGACAACGGCTCGAGCGATGGAACCTGCGAGCTCGTCGAGAGTTATCGAGAGCGCACCGACAAAATCGTACTCATTCACGAGGCCAAGCGCGGTGTCGTCCATGCGCGAAATGCCGGTTTCGAACGCGCCAGTGGGGATGTTCTCGGCAGAATCGACGCGGATACCAGGGTTCGCCCGGGATGGGCGCGCTCGGTGAAGAGCTTCTTGCAGAACGATCCGTCGTATGCGGCGGTGGCAGGCACGGCATACCTCTACGAGTCGCCCTGGGCCAGTGCGCAGCACAAGTTGCACGATCGTGAGGTTGCCCAATGGGGACCGGTGCGGAGCATGGTTGCGGCTTCGGGCAACAACTTCGCGATACGACGCTCGGCGTGGGAAGCGGTACGTGACAGCGCGAGCTGCCGGGTGGATCTACACGAGGACATCGACTTGTCGTTGTGCCTGCGTGCGAAGGAGCTGCCGTTGGCGCAGTACACCGAAATGCGGGTCGAACTGTCTGGCAGGCGGGGAATTACCTCACCCGCCCGTTACTACTTCTACGCGCGTGCAGGTTATCGGGCATACAAGCGTCACGGCCTGGAAAGCGCGACTCTACGTCGTGTCGTCTTCGTCGACTGGCTGATGCATTCATTGCGTTGGCCCGTCTGCCGCCTAGTCGGCACGGGCGCGTCCCGACCCTTGCCTGTTCGTCAGGATCAACAGCCGCAACCCGTAACCGTCGGATAGTCGCGGGCGGTGTGGTTCGTCGGTCCCGAACTCGACATCAGTCGAGGGAGCGCTGCTTGACCGCGGGACTGCCGAAGTAGACCGAATCGGCTTCGCAGTCTTTGGTCACCAAAGAGTTCGCCCCAACGACGCATCCGGGGCCGATGGTGACTCCCGGGAGGACCGTGGCCCCGGATCCGATCCACGACCCGGCGCCGATGCGAACCGGTGCGCCGGTCAGCGTCCATGCTCGATGAGACGATGGCCCAACTTCGTGGGTGCTGGTCAAGATTCGGACGTGGTCGGCGATGAATACTCCATCACCGATCTCGATATCACCGACGGTGTCGAAGTAGCAGCCGTAGTTGACGAACACTCCGTTTCCGAGAGTCAGGCGACCGGGGCCTTGAACGACGACTCCCCGGTACAGCAGGGACGGGCCCGCTGTGCGGACTCGCGCGGCGCGTAGGACGCGGCCGCGGACAATTGCGGGCACGATCGCTGAATCGGCGATTCCGACTACCAGCGACTGGCGCATGTAGAACAGGGTCGACGTGATGTCGGTGCGGCTGATTCGTCCGAGTCCGAGACGGCCGATCCCGCGAGCGCTCAGCACCATTCGGCCATCGTAATGCAGAGGTCAGGGATGGTCGTAGATGCATTTCAGGGCCCGATCAGCGTCAGCTGACCGGGCCCTGAAAGCTACGAGAGCAAAAATCAGTTGGCGGAGCCTGCAGACAGCAGCTGGAGGATCGGAATGTCGGAAGCGGAGCTTCCGGTGGTGCTTCCGGTCGACAGCAGGCTGGAGATGAAGGCGGCGACGTCCATTGGTGGTGCTCCTTGATTCGAGGGGTGTCTTCGACGATCAGGTCGTCTCGACGACGACCCGAAGTATTGTTACCGGACACAAGCGGTCTTTGTCTACGTTTTCGGGATCTCAGTGTGGGCGACGTCCTGTATTCGGCGGTATGTCCGGTCGTACGGTTGCTCCATCGCGATTTTGCAGGAACTCCGGTCTCCACGGGATGCTCCTGTGCGTGCATCAGGTTCCAGGTAGGCCGGTAGTCTTGCTGAGCAGTTGAAGAATCTTGAATTGATGGTCGACGTCTGCTGGGGAAACGTCACCCCGGCCGCGGGTAGTTTTTGCGGCCCCGAGTTGTATGGAGTGGTGTATGACTTTCGAGATCGTCGACCTCGAAGAAACGTGGGTTGCAGGTTTGCCCGTCCGTAGTCCTAAACGCGCGTTGGGACGGTTGAACGATCCCGCGTTGGATCAGGCGTGGTCCTCGGTTCTCAAGCAGGAAACCAGTGGGCCGCTTGCGTCGATCTATACGGACTACGCACCGGGCATCGGCTCCTACAACATCCAAATCGTCGGGTACAAATGCTCGTCGCTGAGTCAGGTGGCCAGGGGTCACCTGGTGGCCAAGGTGCCGCGTGCCCGCTACGCCAAGTTCTCCGCCGTCGGGCACTTCCCTGACGTCATGGTGCGCTTGTGGCAACAGATCGAGCATGCCGAGCAACAGCAAGAAATCACCCGAATCTTCACCGCGGACTACGAGTGCTATCCGCACGCTTACAAGATCGATTTGTATCTGTCGATCGAGCAGTCGAGGCTGTCCGCGTGAGTCATCGTGTCACCGCGAGAAGTGCGGAATTGTTCGGCGGGCTCGTGGCTCCGCGCGTAGTTCCGGGTGCCGAAACCAGCACCAGCGAGCTGTGTCGATTTCTGCGCGAGAGAATTCGAGATCGTGACCCACACAATGGTGCAAATATCAGTACCGTTTATGTTCCGGATTCGGCCGGGGACTACAACGCGATAATTGCTGCGCCGTATGCGTCGCCGAGTGAAGTACCCGTCGGCGATGTGTTCGTTCATGTTCCGAGCGGCGTGTTTGCAGTGTTCGTACCCAGCGGTTTGATCCAAGATCCGGTCGAGGACGTCTGGTCCCAGGTGGACGACGCCACCGCAAACGGCGAGCTGTTCCGTGCGTACAAAGAGGACATCGAAGTCGTTACAAATTCCGGCGAAGTGGAACTTTATATATCCATAGTTATCTGATTCGCCGAACCCATCACCTATTTGTCACGCGAGGATCACAATAGGGATACGTGTCGGGTTAGTATTAGCCTGCGCAACCGGACTGACGGTGGTTCACGAATTCGAAGACACGGATTTCGATCCACCAAGCGCAGTCCCAGCAGGCGGCGTCGGTGTCATCGGTGGACAACTGGAGCAGGGGTGAAGAGTTCATGGTTAGGCAATTGAGGGCAGAAGCAACACGTGCAGCAGCACTGCGCGCGGCCGCAGATCTTTTTCTGGAGGTCGGACATGCCAACGCGACGTTGAGTCAGGTCTCCGCGCAGTCGGGCGTGACCAAGGGTGCGCTGTACTTCCACTTCGCCTCCAAGGAAGAACTTGCTCGCGCGATCGTCGACGAGGGTCACGAGCGTGTCTCCACCGCATGTGCCGGTCTCGTCGACAGCAGGTCGCCAGCGCTCGAGTCGGTCATCGGCATCTCCTATTCGGTGCTGGAATTGGCGGCGTCGGATCCGCTTGTACGTGTCATGTACCGCCTCCAGATGGAGATCGACGGTTCTGAGACCGCGCGCGGAAGCGTTTTCGGCACTTGGGGCAACATCTTCGAGCACCTTTTCGGCCGCGCCATCGAGCACGGAGACGTCGCCGACCACCTCGACTCGGCCAATGCTGCGTTGCTCGTGTGCGAGATGCTGGCCGGGGTGTTGATGGTCTCCGAGGCGCAGTCCACGCTCGAATCGGCCCCGTCGCGCATGGAGAAGGTCTGGAACACCGTCCTTCCCTCACTCGTGCCACCGGACAAGCTGGGCTACTTCCGTCAGTTCGCTGCCCGGAGCCTGTCGAGTTTCATTCCGTCGTCCGAACTGCTGGACGAGTCCGTTCACGTCTGAGCACGTGCTTGCGGAGCGAGAGCTTCGAGCGGACACTGTGTGATATGAACCACACTGTCACCGAGCATCGGATGTCCGACGCCGAACTCCGCAAGGCGATCAAGACGCTACAGAGCCGTGCCGACGACGCCCGTCGTCGCGGGTTCGAGGACGATGCGGTGCGCATCGAGCGCACGGCTTCGGACTATCGCGACGAGATGTCGACGCGGCACTAGGGCGTCGACAGGCAAGGCTCAGTCGACGCCAGGAGTCATGAGCCTGACGGGCCGAATCGTTCCGTTTTGATGCGGAACGGCAGGTGGCCGTCGGCGACGAGCATGTCGGCCGCGGCTTCGACGAAACCTGTCGGCCCACAGACGAAGCAGGCGGGCGCGCGATCGGCGGACCAGCTTTCGGATACGAGATCAGTCGGCGCCAGACGTCCGACTCGTTCCTTGTACTGCTGTGGCGCTTTTCGGGTGTACCGGAGTGCAGCGTCGATGCCTTCCGGAAGGTCGCGTAGTTCGTCGCCGTAGAGCAGTTCGTCGGGGGAACGCACCGAATAGACCAAT from Rhodococcus sp. P1Y includes these protein-coding regions:
- a CDS encoding GNAT family N-acetyltransferase gives rise to the protein MPRTWSSHPGWPAKLGPLTVAAGNVTLRPVRLRDGAAWSRIRLADRTHLEPWEPTGEGAWAARHHISAWPGLVSGLKSEARKGHMLPLAIELNGDFCGQLTVGNIVRGALRSAWIGYWVAKDVNGRGVATAALALGLDHCFGGVGLHRVEATVRPENLASQAVLRNVGFREEGLLKNYLDVDGRWRDHVLVAMTSNEVQGSVADRLVRTGRAAWA
- the glp gene encoding molybdotransferase-like divisome protein Glp — translated: MRSVEEQQTRVTAAAVAPRPVRVAISEAQGLLCAEEVVTERPLPGFDQAAIDGYAVRSVDVADAGQDLRNEDDERIELTLPVVGEVTAGSRQPIRLQPRQAVRVDTGAPLPTLADAVLPLDRTDGGRARVKVLRPVRSGDYVRKIGDDVQPGDVAVRAGTIIGAAQVGLLAAVGRDKVLVHPRPRLSVISVGGELVDTDRTPGPGQVYDVNSYSLAAAARDAGADVNRVGIVSTDPKRLREVVEGQLIRSEIVVIAGAVGGGASDSVREALSELGELEVERVAMHPGSVQGFGQLGRDEVPTFLLPANPVSALVVFEVMVRPLIRIALGRRQPMRRTVTARTVAPITSIEDRKGYLRGQLMRDEETGEYLVQALGGAPGSSSHLLATLAEANCLVVIDPGVTEIRTGEEVDVSFLAQRG
- a CDS encoding acyltransferase, which gives rise to MVLSARGIGRLGLGRISRTDITSTLFYMRQSLVVGIADSAIVPAIVRGRVLRAARVRTAGPSLLYRGVVVQGPGRLTLGNGVFVNYGCYFDTVGDIEIGDGVFIADHVRILTSTHEVGPSSHRAWTLTGAPVRIGAGSWIGSGATVLPGVTIGPGCVVGANSLVTKDCEADSVYFGSPAVKQRSLD
- a CDS encoding ScbR family autoregulator-binding transcription factor, yielding MRAEATRAAALRAAADLFLEVGHANATLSQVSAQSGVTKGALYFHFASKEELARAIVDEGHERVSTACAGLVDSRSPALESVIGISYSVLELAASDPLVRVMYRLQMEIDGSETARGSVFGTWGNIFEHLFGRAIEHGDVADHLDSANAALLVCEMLAGVLMVSEAQSTLESAPSRMEKVWNTVLPSLVPPDKLGYFRQFAARSLSSFIPSSELLDESVHV
- a CDS encoding GyrI-like domain-containing protein, encoding MSHRVTARSAELFGGLVAPRVVPGAETSTSELCRFLRERIRDRDPHNGANISTVYVPDSAGDYNAIIAAPYASPSEVPVGDVFVHVPSGVFAVFVPSGLIQDPVEDVWSQVDDATANGELFRAYKEDIEVVTNSGEVELYISIVI
- a CDS encoding UTP--glucose-1-phosphate uridylyltransferase, encoding MTEGVTEPVRQFRTAIVPAAGMGTRFLPATKTVPKELLPVVDTPGIELVAGEAADSGAQRLVIVTSPGKDGVVAHFVEDLVLETKLEKSGKLKMLEKVRVAPALLDVQSVVQQEPLGLGHAVACAEEVLDDDESAVAVLLPDDLVLPRGVLDVMSRVRAKRGGTVLCAFEVPEENVSSYGVFEVETVPDAVNPNVLKVTGMVEKPKREDAPSLFAAAGRYLLDRAIFDALRRIEPGAGGELQLTDAIALLIEEGHPVHVVVHRGPRHDLGNPGGYLRAAVDFALERDDYGPALREWLTERLSDDWAPQLTKYE
- a CDS encoding GyrI-like domain-containing protein translates to MTFEIVDLEETWVAGLPVRSPKRALGRLNDPALDQAWSSVLKQETSGPLASIYTDYAPGIGSYNIQIVGYKCSSLSQVARGHLVAKVPRARYAKFSAVGHFPDVMVRLWQQIEHAEQQQEITRIFTADYECYPHAYKIDLYLSIEQSRLSA
- the sepX gene encoding divisome protein SepX/GlpR; the encoded protein is MPNSIIWIGLVAIWLFVLLPMMMSKRPRIMQTSDVALATRVLHRGGTKRTARGPAAGHASDPDWRPEYDERTSAPARAVFGRTAPSFDNLGNETPRAKAEDQMDTHADTETDVMDRDAGSEREYVPNRRGRGGFDPEADAIARAARYSFRQRAVLGLVFAAITFAALAVIVTAMLWWVCGLAVASLAGYMYYLRRQVQIEQEIRRRRLTRMGRSRLGVESRTDDELKLVPQRLRRPGAVVLEIDDEDPEFEHLDHYDEPFQHQAPVGDDIRRASGA
- a CDS encoding glycosyltransferase family 2 protein, with translation MLELSVVIPVLDEVDYLGPCLDHLLDQEGDIDEIIVVDNGSSDGTCELVESYRERTDKIVLIHEAKRGVVHARNAGFERASGDVLGRIDADTRVRPGWARSVKSFLQNDPSYAAVAGTAYLYESPWASAQHKLHDREVAQWGPVRSMVAASGNNFAIRRSAWEAVRDSASCRVDLHEDIDLSLCLRAKELPLAQYTEMRVELSGRRGITSPARYYFYARAGYRAYKRHGLESATLRRVVFVDWLMHSLRWPVCRLVGTGASRPLPVRQDQQPQPVTVG